A part of Paenarthrobacter sp. A20 genomic DNA contains:
- a CDS encoding CoA-acylating methylmalonate-semialdehyde dehydrogenase, protein MTTTTTLATIHHFINGTETTGEGDRTQPVYNPATGRVSAELRLANEADLNATVAAARAAADSWGDISLAKRTAVLFKFRELVAAHVDELAELITAEHGKVLSDAKGEIGRGLEVIEFACGIPQLLKGDYSDQVSTGIDVFSFREPLGVVAGITPFNFPVMVPLWMAPMAIATGNAFILKPSERDPSAPMLLAQLWKRAGLPDGVFQVLHGGKETVDGLLTHPDVDGISFVGSTPIAQYVHETATKHGKRVQALGGAKNHAIVMPDADLDNAADHLAAAAFGSAGERCMAISVAVAVGDAADLIVKKVEERALAIKVANGTEPDADMGPVITPASKERILRIVTEAETAGAAMVVDGRDLVVPGHEDGFWVGPTVIDHVTAEMTAYAEEIFGPVLVVVRVADLEEGVALINSNPYGNGTAIFTSNGAAARKFQRSVTVGMVGINVPLPVPVAYHSFGGWKNSLFGDKHIYGPEGVSFYTRGKVITSRWPEPTHASGASYNFPSN, encoded by the coding sequence ATGACGACGACGACCACACTGGCCACCATTCACCACTTCATTAACGGCACTGAGACCACGGGCGAGGGGGACCGTACGCAACCGGTGTACAACCCGGCGACGGGGCGGGTTTCGGCAGAGCTGCGCCTGGCCAACGAGGCAGACCTGAACGCAACTGTCGCGGCGGCCCGCGCAGCAGCTGATTCCTGGGGCGATATTTCCCTGGCCAAGCGCACCGCGGTGTTGTTCAAGTTCCGTGAACTCGTCGCAGCGCACGTGGACGAACTCGCCGAGCTGATCACCGCCGAGCACGGCAAGGTCCTTTCGGACGCGAAGGGTGAGATCGGCCGTGGCCTGGAGGTCATCGAGTTCGCCTGTGGCATCCCGCAGCTGCTCAAGGGCGACTACTCCGACCAGGTCTCCACCGGCATTGACGTCTTCTCCTTCCGCGAACCCCTGGGCGTGGTGGCTGGTATCACGCCGTTCAACTTCCCGGTCATGGTGCCGTTGTGGATGGCCCCGATGGCCATCGCCACCGGCAACGCGTTCATCCTCAAGCCTTCGGAGCGCGACCCGTCCGCCCCGATGCTGCTGGCCCAGCTGTGGAAGCGGGCCGGCCTGCCCGATGGCGTGTTCCAGGTCCTGCACGGCGGCAAGGAAACGGTCGATGGGTTGCTGACCCACCCGGACGTGGACGGCATCTCGTTTGTTGGGTCCACTCCGATCGCCCAGTATGTCCACGAGACCGCCACCAAGCACGGCAAAAGGGTTCAGGCCTTGGGCGGGGCGAAGAACCATGCCATCGTGATGCCCGACGCGGACCTGGACAACGCCGCCGACCACCTCGCTGCTGCTGCTTTCGGTTCCGCCGGGGAGCGCTGCATGGCCATCTCCGTCGCCGTGGCTGTGGGGGACGCTGCGGATCTGATCGTGAAGAAGGTCGAGGAACGCGCCCTGGCCATCAAGGTCGCCAATGGCACCGAACCCGACGCCGACATGGGCCCGGTCATTACCCCGGCCTCCAAGGAACGCATCCTCCGGATCGTCACCGAAGCCGAAACCGCCGGAGCGGCGATGGTGGTGGACGGCCGCGACCTGGTAGTCCCCGGTCATGAAGATGGTTTCTGGGTTGGGCCTACCGTGATCGATCACGTCACGGCCGAAATGACGGCCTACGCCGAGGAAATCTTCGGACCGGTCCTGGTCGTGGTCCGTGTGGCGGATCTGGAGGAAGGCGTCGCCCTGATCAACTCCAACCCGTACGGTAACGGCACGGCGATCTTTACCTCCAACGGCGCCGCAGCACGGAAGTTTCAGCGCTCCGTGACGGTGGGCATGGTGGGCATCAATGTGCCGCTGCCCGTCCCCGTGGCCTACCACTCCTTCGGCGGTTGGAAGAACTCCCTCTTCGGCGACAAGCACATCTACGGCCCCGAAGGCGTCTCCTTCTACACCCGC